The DNA window TGTTAAGTGTAAATAATGTGTCAGACCCTAATTGATTTGCAATATCTCCCATAACTTCATCAGTTAAATCTAGATTCAAAAGGCGATTAACACCTCTAATGGTTGCGGATATGTCTGCACTTCCACCACCTAAACCTGAGCCAATAGGAATTACTTTATTTAGCTTTACTAAGACATTTTCCTTAAAACCTATTTGACTTCTCATATAAGAAATAGTCTTTAAGATAGCATTGTTTTCTATTTCAACATTCGAGATAACTTGATCTTCTTCTGAGATAAAAAACTCTAATGTATCATAAAATTCAATTGGAATCATCAAGCTTCTTAACTCATGATAACCATCTGTTCTTTTACCTTTAATCTCTAAAATAAGATTGATTTTTGCGTACGCCAGTTCTTTCATATTACCACCCATTGGATAGTGCAATGAAGTCTTCAATCGTCATTGCCTCAGCTCTTGTAAAATAGTCATATTTTGGATCTATGGATTGAAGCTTGGTTAGTAATTCATCTTTTGATAAATTAAAAGCACTTTCGAAATTATTGAGTAATGTCTTACGTTTTTGAGTGAATGCTGCTTTAACCAACTGTTTGAAAAACACTTGGTTAGTAATCACATTTTGATAGCGTAAGGACTTTGTAAGTTTGATTACTGTACTGTCTACATTGGGTGCAGGATAGAAAGCTGTTCGTTTGACTTGAGTGACTTTTGTGACTTCACATAACGACTGAATCAAAACAGTCACTGCACCATAGTCTTTACTGTTAGGAAGACTGGCAAGACGATCTGCAACTTCTTTTTGAATAAGAAGGGTCATATCTGTAACACGTGGACAATCTAGTAACATAAAGATAATGGGTGAAGTGATGTAATAGGGAATATTCGCAATCACTTTCACATTATCTTTGATGTGTTCTTCAATAAATGTATTTAAATCCGTTTCGAGAATATCTTGGTAGATAACCTCTAAGTTAGAATTCTCAGCGATGATCGGATTAAGATAACTTGTTAATGAAGTATCTATTTCAAAGGCATATACCTGTTTCGCATGCTTGACTAAATGCTTAGTGAGCGCGCCTCTTCCAGGACCAATTTCGATAACGATGTCATTTTTAGTAACACCACTACCGGATATAATTTTGTTTAATGTGGATTCACTTTTTAGAAAGTTCTGTCCGAACTTCTTCTTAGGTTTCGAGTTCATGTAAAGCCTCCAATATATCTTTTTGGACGTATCCAAAAAGAATTAACCTACTTACTAAATTCTTTCCATTCACATATCCAATGTTTAAATACTCGCACAACGCAAGTCTTCTTTTTTTTGAATCAGGCTCACCTAGTAAACCCAAGTCATATAAAAATTCAAAGGTAATGTCCGATAAGTTTGTAGGGGTCTTAATATCTGATAGA is part of the Paracholeplasma morum genome and encodes:
- the ispE gene encoding 4-(cytidine 5'-diphospho)-2-C-methyl-D-erythritol kinase, yielding MKELAYAKINLILEIKGKRTDGYHELRSLMIPIEFYDTLEFFISEEDQVISNVEIENNAILKTISYMRSQIGFKENVLVKLNKVIPIGSGLGGGSADISATIRGVNRLLNLDLTDEVMGDIANQLGSDTLFTLNNRPAIVEGRGDKIKFIDMTHKLESILLILPNISLLTKDIFKAFKSSNKNDFDRSVTDVLSGKLSLYNDLLEPALEVSKSLSDLYHSLRSDGFDVYMSGSGSTLFVVNPDEVLVNRIKMYQNVTLIHTKQH
- the rsmA gene encoding 16S rRNA (adenine(1518)-N(6)/adenine(1519)-N(6))-dimethyltransferase RsmA, producing MNSKPKKKFGQNFLKSESTLNKIISGSGVTKNDIVIEIGPGRGALTKHLVKHAKQVYAFEIDTSLTSYLNPIIAENSNLEVIYQDILETDLNTFIEEHIKDNVKVIANIPYYITSPIIFMLLDCPRVTDMTLLIQKEVADRLASLPNSKDYGAVTVLIQSLCEVTKVTQVKRTAFYPAPNVDSTVIKLTKSLRYQNVITNQVFFKQLVKAAFTQKRKTLLNNFESAFNLSKDELLTKLQSIDPKYDYFTRAEAMTIEDFIALSNGW